The proteins below come from a single Miscanthus floridulus cultivar M001 chromosome 1, ASM1932011v1, whole genome shotgun sequence genomic window:
- the LOC136508569 gene encoding CSC1-like protein At4g35870, with translation MGPAAQPPDAGGGGDPEAWYGSIQYLINISAVGAASCVLLFLLVKLRFDHRRIPGPSALAAKLLAVYHATAAQIALHCGADAAQFLLFERASFLILAAVAAAAVAGALPLNLLAGDATVVDQFAATTISHIPKSSPLLWFHLLLTAAVVAIAHLGISRMEDALRITRFRDGNGNPSDPNSSSVAVFTIMIQGIPKALAADQTPLKDYFDHKYPGKVYRVIVPFDLFTLEYLVEQLGKVRNKISWLEARLGARDLFDDIVHDDGEAVQSEEHWFVRRCKELWAMAGERLGFTDEERLRKLQTKKLVLASRLSDYKEGRAPGAGVAFVVFKDVYTANKAVRDFKMERKKTPIGRFFPVMELQLERSRWKVERAPPASDIYWNHLGLSKISSRLRRIAVNTCLILMLLFFSSPLAIISGMQNAARIINVEAMDHAKSWLVWLEGSSWFWTIIFQFLPNVLIFVSMYIIIPSVLSYFSKFECHLTVSGEQRAALLKMVCFFLVNLILLRALVESSLESWILSMGRCYLDGPDCKQIERYLSPSFLSRSSLSSLAFLITCTFLGISFDLLAPIPWIKHIMKKFRKNDMVQLVPEENEDYLPMQNGEETNNLTAPLMPEREDSGLLDSIEGHDLSLYPLNRSFHMPKQKFDFAQYYAFDITIFALTMIYSLFAPLVVPVGATYFGYRYLVDKYNFLFVYRVRGFPAGNDGKLMDRVLCIMQFCVIFFLAAMLLFFAVQGDSMKLQAICTLGMLVFYKLLPSRSDRFQPSLLEGMQTVNSFVDGPMDYEVFSQPDLDWNLYQS, from the coding sequence ATGGGCCCGGCCGCGCAGCCGCcggacgccggcggcggcggggacccGGAGGCGTGGTACGGCAGCATCCAGTACCTCATCAACATCTCCGCCGTGGGGGCCGCCTCCTGCGTCCTCCTGTTCCTCCTCGTCAAGCTCCGCTTCGACCACCGCCGCATCCCGGGGCCCTCCGCGCTCGCCGCCAAGCTCCTCGCCGTCTACCACGCCACCGCGGCGCAGATCGCGCTCCACTGCGGCGCCGACGCCGCCCAGTTCCTCCTCTTCGAGCGCGCCTCCTTCCTCATCCTCgcagccgtcgccgccgccgccgtcgccggggCGCTCCCGCTCAACCTCCTCGCGGGGGACGCCACCGTCGTCGATCAGTTCGCCGCCACGACCATCTCGCACATCCCCAAGTCGTCCCCGCTCCTCTGGTTCCACCTCCTCctcaccgccgccgtcgtcgccatcGCCCACCTCGGCATCTCTCGCATGGAGGACGCGCTACGCATCACGCGCTTCCGCGACGGCAACGGCAACCCCAGCGACCCCAACTCCAGCTCCGTCGCCGTCTTCACCATAATGATCCAGGGCATCCCCAAGGCGCTGGCCGCGGACCAGACCCCGCTCAAGGACTACTTCGACCACAAGTACCCTGGCAAGGTTTACCGTGTCATCGTGCCATTTGATCTCTTCACGCTGGAGTATCTTGTCGAGCAATTGGGGAAGGTCCGCAACAAGATCTCTTGGCTGGAGGCAAGGTTGGGCGCCCGTGACCTATTTGATGACATTGTGCATGACGACGGCGAAGCAGTTCAGTCAGAGGAGCATTGGTTTGTGCGAAGATGCAAAGAGCTGTGGGCAATGGCAGGGGAGAGGCTAGGGTTCACTGACGAAGAGAGATTGAGGAAGTTGCAGACTAAGaaacttgtgctcgcaagcaggCTATCTGATTATAAGGAAGGGCGCGCCCCTGGCGCTGGTGTAGCCTTTGTGGTGTTTAAGGATGTCTACACCGCAAACAAGGCTGTAAGGGATTTCAAAATGGAGAGGAAGAAGACCCCAATTGGCAGGTTTTTCCCAGTGATGGAGCTCCAGCTCGAGAGAAGTCGATGGAAAGTGGAGAGAGCACCACCTGCATCAGATATCTACTGGAATCATCTAGGTCTTAGCAAGATATCTTCGCGGCTGAGGAGGATTGCAGTCAACACCTGCCTAATTTTGATGCTCTTGTTCTTCAGTTCACCCTTGGCAATCATCAGCGGGATGCAAAACGCGGCACGGATCATCAATGTGGAGGCTATGGATCATGCCAAATCATGGCTTGTCTGGCTTGAAGGTTCAAGCTGGTTCTGGACCATAATCTTTCAGTTTCTTCCCAATGTTCTCATCTTTGTGAGCATGTATATCATCATCCCATCGGTGTTGTCGTACTTCTCCAAGTTTGAGTGCCATCTAACGGTGTCAGGGGAGCAGAGGGCTGCATTGCTGAAGATGGTTTGCTTCTTCCTTGTCAATCTCATCctattgcgtgctctggtggaatCATCACTTGAAAGTTGGATACTTAGCATGGGGCGGTGCTACTTGGATGGTCCAGACTGCAAGCAGATTGAACGCTATTTGAGCCCATCCTTTTTGTCAAGATCATCACTTTCTTCCCTGGCGTTCCTGATCACATGTACCTTTCTGGGAATATCTTTTGATCTGTTGGCACCAATCCCTTGGATAAAGCATATAATGAAGAAATTTAGGAAGAATGATATGGTCCAGTTGGTCCCTGAAGAGAATGAGGACTACCTACCCATGCAGAATGGTGAAGAAACTAATAATTTGACAGCACCTCTAATGCCCGAGAGAGAAGACAGTGGCCTTTTGGATAGTATTGAAGGGCATGATCTTTCCTTGTACCCACTAAACAGGAGCTTCCATATGCCAAAGCAGAAATTTGACTTTGCACAGTACTATGCTTTTGACATTACTATATTTGCCCTCACAATGATCTACTCCCTGTTTGCTCCGCTTGTGGTTCCTGTGGGCGCAACATACTTTGGCTACCGTTATCTCGTGGACAAGTACAACTTCTTGTTTGTTTACAGAGTTAGAGGGTTTCCTGCCGGCAATGACGGGAAGCTGATGGACAGAGTGCTGTGCATCATGCAATTCTGTGTGATCTTCTTCCTTGCTGCAATGCTGCTCTTCTTTGCTGTTCAGGGTGACTCAATGAAGCTACAGGCTATATGTACTCTTGGGATGTTAGTGTTCTATAAGTTGCTTCCTTCTAGAAGTGATCGCTTCCAGCCATCTTTGTTAGAAGGGATGCAGACAGTGAATAGCTTTGTAGATGGTCCCATGGATTATGAAGTTTTTTCACAACCTGACCTGGATTGGAATCTGTATCAATCCTGA
- the LOC136449764 gene encoding mitochondrial outer membrane protein porin 6-like yields MSKGPIPFVNIGKRAKDLLYKDYNFDQKFSLSTSSSSGFNLTATGVKINEDFIGAIRTQHKSGRTTVDVIIDSDSKVSTTVTVDEALTGLKTSFAFKVPDHKSGKLDLQYAHNRFSLNSTIGLTSTPLVELAATVGTSELTIGAEVGFDSTSAAVTKYNSGIGYNKSDFSASLLLADKRETLKASYIHLFNPTNGATVAAEVTHKFKTKENYFTIGSSHALDPSTLLKTQFSNSGKVGLLCQHEWRPKSLVTLSAEYDPKVVSAPSRISVAISLKP; encoded by the exons ATGAGCAAAGGCCCAATCCCATTCGTCAACATTGGAAAGAGAGCAAAAG ATCTCCTGTACAAGGACTACAACTTTGACCAGAAGTTTTCTTTGTCGACGTCTAGCAGCTCTGGTTTT AATCTTACAGCCACTGGTGTGAAGATCAATGAAGACTTCATTGGTGCTATACGGACACAGCATAAAAGTGGTAGAACCACTGTTGATGTCATAATTGATAGTGATTCTAAA GTGTCAACCACAGTCACTGTTGATGAAGCGCTAACTGGTCTGAAGACCTCATTCGCCTTCAAGGTTCCAGATCACAAGTCTGGAAAG CTTGATCTGCAATATGCCCACAACCGTTTTTCATTGAATTCGACAATTGGTTTGACATCAACACCTTTGGTTGAGCTGGCTGCAACTGTCGGCACAAGTGAACTTACCATTGGTGCTGAGGTTGGGTTTGACAGTACTTCAGCTGCTGTTACTAAGTACAACTCAGGGATTGGATACAACAAGTCTGATTTCTCTGCTTCCTTACTACT GGCTGATAAAAGGGAGACTTTGAAGGCATCTTACATTCATTTGTTCAATCCAACCAATGGAGCTACAGTGGCAGCTGAGGTAACACACAAGTTCAAAACCAAGGAGAACTATTTCACAATTGGGAGCTCCCATGCCCTTGATCCTTCAACATTGCTAAAGACGCAATTCAGCAACTCCGGGAAGGTCGGTCTTCTCTGTCAGCATGAGTGGAGGCCAAAGTCCCTTGTGACTCTTTCAGCTGAGTATGATCCAAAGGTGGTAAGTGCGCCTTCAAGAATAAGTGTGGCCATATCGCTCAAGCCTTGA